AACGTTTCATAAGGGGTCGAAAAACTTAAAAGTATGCGGCAATACAGGTATCCAAGCATGTTAAATCATGTATTCCCAACCGCAGACGTATCACATATCGCAGAGTATTAAGCAACGATACCACCGGTGAAATGGTATGGACCATAACATCCTGGTCGTCGTCCCCGCCTACAATGAGGAGCTGACCATCGGGTCTGTGGTAGCCCTTTCTAAAAGATACGGGGATGTTCTTGTTGTTGATGACGGGAGTAAGGGCAACATCCCCTTCTACAGGAGGGTCAGGCTCTCGATCATTACGGAGGGAGCATAGTGAAATACCAGAGGGACATCCGACCGGAAGATGTTACCATATTGATACCAACAAAGAACGAGGAAGAGGGCATAGGCTGGGTGATAGAGGAGTTCCAGAAACTAGGCTACAACAACATCCTGGTCATCGATGGTCACAGCACGGACAGGACGAGGGAAATTGCAGAGGAAAAAGGGGCCAGTGTTGTCCTCCAGACGGGAAGGGGAAAGGGCCAGGCGGTCGCTGAAGCGTTCAAGATGGTGGACAGTGAAGTCATCGTGATGATAGACGGCGACGGAACCTACGACCCCAAGGATGTGGAAAAGCTCCTCGAACCTATACGGCGGGGCATCGCCGAGCACGTCATCGGGAACAGGCTGGTGAATTTTGAAAAGGGAGCTTTCACGAGGCTCAACCTGATCGGCAACAAAATATTCAACGCACTCTTCAGGTTTTTCTACGGCGTCCCTGTTTATGACCTGCTCACCGGATACAGGGCCGTTACTAAAGACCTCTACAAGAGCGTGGAGCTTGAGAAGCACGGCTTTGAGGTAGAGACCGAGCTGACGGTCGAGACGATAGCGAAGGGCTTTAGAATAGCGGAAGTCCCGATAAGCTACCGCAGGAGAAGGGGGGACGCGAATCTTCACCCAATAAAGGACGGATGGAGGATAGGGAAGGCGATAGTGGGGATGCTGGTTAGGTACAACCCCGGGAGGTACCTCTACTTCCTCGGCTTCCTCTCCCTGCTGGTGGGGCTCGTTATGGGGACGTACATCGTCGCGGAGTGGAACAGGGGCGTGACCCACTACCTGATGGCGCCCCTCACGTCGATGTTCGTGATTACAGGGGTCAGCATGCTGATATTCGGCTTTGTCATGAGCTACATGTTCAAGAGCATGTCCGAGCTGAAGAGGATGATAAGGGAAAACAAAGAGGTTAACGGGGGATTAAAATGAAAATTTCAGTCCTCGGTCTTGGCTATATAGGCTTACCAACGGCACTACTGTTTGCATCAGCAGGGCACGAGGTTGTTGGGGTAGATGTCAACGAGAAGAAAGTAAAGCTACTCAACGAAGGCAAACTGCCCTTCCATGAGCCGGGGCTTGAAGAGCTTTTTGAGAAAGCACGGAACAACTTTAGGGCAACTACCCATGTTGAAGAGTCAGATGTGTTTTTGATAGCCGTCCCCACACCATTGGATGAGCACACAAAGGCCGCGGATTTGAAATATGTGAAATCCGCTGCGGAGATGGTGTATCTCCATCTAAAGAAAGGGAACCTGGTGATCCTCGAATCAACGGTTCCGCCCAACACCACCGAGAGGCTTCTCATCCCGATTCTGGAAAAGAGCGGACTTAAAGCGGGCACAGATTTTTATGTTGTGCACTGTCCTGAGAGAGCTATTCCAGGAAAGACAATCCATGAGATGATTCACAACGATAGAATAGTCGGGGGAATAACGCCTGAGTCTGCACAGCTCGCGAAGAAGCTCTACGAGTCGTTTGTTAAGGGCAATATCTATCTCACGGACGCGACCACCGCGGAGTTTGTGAAGCTGATTGAGAACACGTACAGAGATGTTAATATCGCACTCGTCAATGAGCTCGCCCAGATAGCCGAGGAATACGGGATCAATATATGGGAGGCCATTGAACTCGCCAACAAGCATCCAAGGGTGAACCTCCACAAGCCCGGACCGGGAGTTGGAGGACACTGTATAGCTATCGACCCCTGGTTCGTTATTCAGAACTCTTCCAATGGAAAGATGATAGCCCTTGCGAGGCATGTTAACGACACCATGCCCAACTACACCCTCCGCAGGGTCAGGGAAATGCTGAAAGGAATTAATTACCCAACGATTACGGTCTTTGGTGTTGCATATAAGGGAAACGTCGATGACGCCCGCGAGACTCCAGCGCTGAGGTTTATACGACTGGCCGAGAACGATGGGTTCAAAGTCAAAGTGTATGACCCGTTTGTGAAGGAGTTTGAATACCCCCTATTGAGTCTAGAGGAAGCCATAAAGGACAGCGACTGTATCGTCGTGATAACCGACCATGAGGTGTTCAAGTTCCTCGACCCTAATGAACTAGGAAAGCTGATGAGGAACAAGTGCGTGTTCGATGCGAGGAACATACTGGACCACGAAAAATGGAGAGAGGCAGGATTTGAAATAAAGGTGCTTGGAAATGGCAAAAACCTATGACCTCTGGGCTGACATCTCAAACACCCCACAGGTTCACGTAGTCAGGGCGATTGTTAGTGAGTTAAACGGCTATTCTATCTATGTGACTGGATTCAAGAG
This genomic window from Thermococcus celericrescens contains:
- the aglJ gene encoding S-layer glycoprotein N-glycosyltransferase AglJ yields the protein MKYQRDIRPEDVTILIPTKNEEEGIGWVIEEFQKLGYNNILVIDGHSTDRTREIAEEKGASVVLQTGRGKGQAVAEAFKMVDSEVIVMIDGDGTYDPKDVEKLLEPIRRGIAEHVIGNRLVNFEKGAFTRLNLIGNKIFNALFRFFYGVPVYDLLTGYRAVTKDLYKSVELEKHGFEVETELTVETIAKGFRIAEVPISYRRRRGDANLHPIKDGWRIGKAIVGMLVRYNPGRYLYFLGFLSLLVGLVMGTYIVAEWNRGVTHYLMAPLTSMFVITGVSMLIFGFVMSYMFKSMSELKRMIRENKEVNGGLK
- a CDS encoding nucleotide sugar dehydrogenase; the encoded protein is MKISVLGLGYIGLPTALLFASAGHEVVGVDVNEKKVKLLNEGKLPFHEPGLEELFEKARNNFRATTHVEESDVFLIAVPTPLDEHTKAADLKYVKSAAEMVYLHLKKGNLVILESTVPPNTTERLLIPILEKSGLKAGTDFYVVHCPERAIPGKTIHEMIHNDRIVGGITPESAQLAKKLYESFVKGNIYLTDATTAEFVKLIENTYRDVNIALVNELAQIAEEYGINIWEAIELANKHPRVNLHKPGPGVGGHCIAIDPWFVIQNSSNGKMIALARHVNDTMPNYTLRRVREMLKGINYPTITVFGVAYKGNVDDARETPALRFIRLAENDGFKVKVYDPFVKEFEYPLLSLEEAIKDSDCIVVITDHEVFKFLDPNELGKLMRNKCVFDARNILDHEKWREAGFEIKVLGNGKNL